DNA from Streptococcus parasuis:
GTCATCCAAATATTGAGCTGGAATGATTTCCTTGATCACACGTTCAATGACATCCTGACGAATTTGCTCCTGGCTAACTTCTGGATCATGCTGGGTCGAAATAACGACTGTATCCACACGAACAGGTTGATTGTCTTCATCGTATTCAACTGTTACCTGTGACTTAGCATCTGGACGGAGATAAGCAATTTCACCAGATTTTCTCAACTCGGCCAAACGACGCACCAATTTGTGACTAAGTGAAATTGGCAATGGCATAAGTTCAGGAGTTTCATCAACCGCAAAACCAAACATGAGCCCCTGGTCACCTGCACCAATTAAATCTAATGGATCTAGACTAGCATCTTGACGAGCCTCCAAGGCTTCATTAACACCTTGCGCAATATCTGGAGACTGCTCTACAAGTGAAGGATGAACTCCTACTGATTCTGCAGCGAAACCGTATTCCCCTTTGGTGTAGCCAATCTCCGCAATCGTATCACGTACTACACGATTAATATCTACATAGGCAGTGGTAGAAATTTCTCCAAACACATGAACACTACCAGTGTAAACAGCCGTCTCAGCCGCCACGTGCGCCTCAGGATCTTGTGCTAAAATAGCATCCAAAATCGCATCTGAAATCTGGTCTGCAATCTTATCCGGATGACCCTCCGAAACAGATTCAGACGTAAACAATTTACGTTCTGACATAAAAATGTCCCCCTTAAAATAAATTGTTATCAAGGTTACAAAGAACTAGTCTCCGACTAGTTCTTTGCGAAAGACTTTTGTCTTGAGCAAAGGAAAATTTCCAGATACATAACGAGAAAGCAATAATTTCCAATTATGTCTGCGAAAATTAACTAGTCTGATAACTACCTTTTCGGGACTTAATAACGTTTCTAGTATATCATAGTTCTTCCAGTATGTGCAGTTCTTTATTGAAAAATAAAAAAGAAGTTACCATACTCTGATAACTTCCTCCTTTTTTAAAATAGCAAGTAATAACTAGTCTCCGACTAGTTCTTTGCGAAAGACTTTTGTCTTGAGCAAAGGAAAATTTCCAGATACATAACGAGAAAGCAATAACTTACAAGTATATATACGAAAATTAACTAGTCTGATAACTACCTTTTCGGAACTTAATAACGTTTCTAGTATAGCATATATTCAGTATCTATCCTAGCATTTTCTAAAAAATAAAGAGGTGATTGTACAAACAACCACCATAAAGTCTAAATAAACTCTGCATCAGCAATCGCCTGTTTCACCACCTCTAACGGTAGATGAACAAGCTCACACCCTTTTTCATTATATAAATACCGCGCATAGTCATCCATACGGTATTCATTAATGTAGACCACCCGCTTGCAACCTACTTGAAGCAATTGTTTGGAACAGTTGAGACATGGAAAATGAGTCACATAGGCAGTAAAACCTTTTGGAATCCCCCGCTCCGCTCCTTGTAAAATAGCATTAACTTCCGCATGCAAGGTCCTAGCACAATGACCATCAATCATGAGACATTCCTGATCCAAACAATGTTCAGTTCCTGAAACAGACCCATTATAGCCTGTTGCGATAACCTTATTGTCCTTAACCAAAACTGCACCGACCTTGGCTCTCTTACAGGTCGCCCGATTTGCAATCAAAAGTGCTTGTGCCGCAAAATACTCATCCCAAGCTAAACGATTTGTTGACATAAGACCTCCTAATCCACCATTCCATAAATTTCAGCTAAATCTTGGGCTGTAATGATACCAATGACATCCTCAGGAGAATCTATTTTCCCACTCTTTTGACGACTCACAAGAATGGTCGTACGCTTACGGCCCTCAAAATAATTAATCACTCGATAAAGTGTTTCTGAGGAAGGGAGAACGATAACCTGAATGCTATCTTCTTCAAAAACAAGAACATCTGCTAAACTAGCTTCCACCAATTTCTCACGAATAGAACCAGCCTCTTTACTGGCTTTGGCTAACCAATTGGTCAGGCCCTTGTCAGAAACCAAACCTTGATAGGCTCTTCCCGAAAAAATCGGAAACTTAGAAAAATGCTGACGATCTACAATTTCTAAAGCCTTTATTAATTTATCCTGACCATCAAAAACAATTGGTTTGATTTTTTGTGTCCTTTGTAGATAACGAGCAATGGTAACTGGCTCTTGGTATTGGGAAATAACTTTTTCCAACACATCAATCAATTCTTGTGACGGCTGAGCCACCTCTTTCAGTCCTGTTCGTTTTTCATGAACCATTAAATTCCGTAACTGACGGGCAACATACAGTTTGTCCCAGTTTGCCTCAATGGGATTATGGAGGCTTAGTTCTTTAGCTTTTGTTAACATCGAACCAACGTCCGCATAGTCTCCATCTGCTACACCACAGACCTTCCTTAAAACCTTATCCAGGTCATTAAATAACTCTAAAAAACGGGTTTCATTCATATTAGTCTACCATTGACGATTTCAAATAAGCATCCACCATCCGCTCAGTCGCATCAACTGAATCCAAATGAGTTCGTTCATAAGAGTGACTAGACTCAATGCCTGCTCCCAGTAAGGCATGCTTAACATCTGCACCCGCACGCATAGCAGCCGATGCATCCGAACCATAGTAAGGATAGATATCCAGCTTATATGGAATTGCCTCTCTCTCAGCAAGAGAAACTAAATGCTGACGAAGTTCATAGTGATAAGGACCTGAAGCATCTTTTACACAAATCGAAACCGTGTACTCGTCCGTCTGCTGGTCATCACCCATCGCTCCCATATCCACAGCCAGATACTCCACAACCCGATCTGGTAAACTTGAATTAGCACCATAACCAATCTCTTCGTTATTTGAAAAATAAAAATGAGTGGTATAAGGTAAAACAATCCCATCTTCTTTATAAACCTTCAACAAATGAATCAAAATAGCTGCAGAAACCTTATCATCCAAATGGCGGCTCTTAATAAAACCAGTTTCTGTCACAATTGTTCTTGGATCGAAGGAAATAAAATCACCAACTTCAATCCCCAAGGCACGCACTTCATCAGCAGTGGTCACTTTTTCGTCCAACCGTATTTCCATATTGGTCTGGTTGCGCTCTGCTGTACTAGCATCACGATAGACATGGACAGACGTTTGATGCATAAGGATGGTACCTGTGAAGGTCTTACCATTTTTAGCACAATGTATCAAGCAGTTTTCACCTTCAATGGAAGGATAACCAAAACCACCCACCAAATCCATTTTTAGACGACCATCCGGTTTGATTGCCCGAACCATAGCACCCAATGTATCCAGGTGAGCTGTCAAAATACGGTGCTCCTCATCATTTTTCCCCTGTACCGTTACCAAAACACCACCTTTTGGTGTTTTAGTCGCCTCATAACCGAAACCTTCAACCTCTGATTTGATGTAGTTCATAATATCCGTCGTATAGCCAGTTGGTGACGGAGTTTGAGTCAATGTCACGATGTAATCAAGTGTCTTCATGAAAACCTCCTTATTTGTAATCTATTATATCACGTTTTAAGCGATTTTTTTGCTATAATGAAGTTATGAAAACCTATCAAAAAATCTATCTTCTTTTGAAAGAAAAAGAGGACTACATCAGCGGTGAAGACATGGCTCAGGAGCTAGGCATTTCACGAACATCCATATGGAAGGCTATTCGCCAATTAGAAACCCTCGGTTTAACCATTGAAGCAGCCCGAAACCGTGGCTATAAACTGGCTGAAGGTGACTTACTCTTACCTGAATTGATTGCACAGGAACTTAACCTACCAGTCCATCTCAGTAGAAGCAGTGACTCCACCCAACTGGATGCCAAGCAAGGGATTGAACTAGGACATAGTAGCCCAGCCCTCTACCTTGCACCACACCAAAACAAAGCCAAAGGACGATTCGGTCGACCATTTTACGCCTCAAAATCTGGTGGTATTTATATGTCACTTCGTCTATCGCCCAATGTCCCATTTCTTGCCTTCAAACCCTACACTATATTAGCTGCGGCTGCTGTTGTAAAAGCCATCCAGTCCCTCTGCGACTTGGATGTTCAAATCAAATGGGTCAACGACATCTATCTTGGACGCAAAAAAGTGGCTGGAATATTAACCGAAGCAATCTCTTCGATGGAAAGTCAAACAGTAACTGACGTCATTATCGGTGTCGGCATTAATGTTCATATTGACGATTTCCCAAAAGAACTACACCATACTGCAGGTAACCTTTTTGAGGAACAACCACCCTTTACCCGCAATCAACTCATCATAGCCATCTGGAAAGCTTTTCTTGAAACAGATGAACATGAATTAATCACACTTTACAAAGAAAAATCACTTGTTGTCGGTCAACAAGTGAGCTTTGTAGAAAATCAAATTGAATTTAAAGGTAGAGCAATCGCCGTTACCGATACAGGAAATTTAGTGATTCAACTAGAGAATGGAAAAGCAAAGACAATCTCCAGCGGGGAAATCAGTCTTACTTCCTGGACTGCTTCTCAACCAGTTGAATAAATTTCGTTACTTTATAAGCAAAATGGAGGTTTCGATAGCCAATATAAGCATAAATTCCAGCTATTAAATAATCGCCTGTCAAAATAGAGGCATTCATAAAGTATACTGCTAATATTGTCGTAATGGCTAAAAAAAGAAATTGAGAAAGTTTCATAAGATAGATTATACCAAAAAATCAGTCCTTCGGCTGATTTTTTATATGCTTTCTATGTAAAATTATGGCTCTGCAAAAACAAAAACACCAGAATGTCTGGTGCTTTTGTAAGGAGATTATGAAAAATATTTAGGATTAATCATAGTATAAATCATCCAAACAGATTGCGCATCCGTCCAGAGACCGATATTGCTGTAGAAGTGGTCAAACCAAGCGCTCAATCATTTCGAATTTCAACTGCGTCGGCCAGAAATCCAAATTCTTCTGGAACTGGGCTGTTTTCTGTTTCGATTTCTTGTGTTTTTTGCCCTTTTGCCTTAGCCGAAAATTCTGCTCGAATGCTAATCCAATCCTCTTGAGCAATGGCTAAAATCTGTGGTGAAAAACCAGCTGCCTTGCTGAGAATATTTCCAAACATGGTATTGAGATTGTCACGCTTCATGGTCTGTTCAGCATTCAGCGGGGAATCAAAAGCTAATATGGCATGGTTTTCATTGGCAGCTACAGGTTGTGAACCGACTAGCAAAGCCTGATCTGCTCCAGATAAGCTCTCGATGATTTCCCCCCATGCATTTTGTAAACGCGTCAAATTTTCACGCGCCAAGGCTGGATTTTCCATAGCCTCTTGTAAAATAGCATGAACCTTGCTGGTATCCAATCGGTACTTCTTCGGAGCCTGTGGCTTGCGTGAAACTGGCTTAACAGCACTTGATTGACTAGATAATTGACCTAGTTGTTTCTGCAAATCCGCAACTTGTTCTTGGAGATGAGTAAGTTGGCTGACCAAATCAGCTGGCAGCTCTGCCATTGCCCCAGAAGACGATCCTTCTTCTGCCAGACGAATGGTCATCATCTCCGCATAAATTTTCGGTTGTGGACTAGACTTAATATCTGACAAACCTTTTGTCACCATCTCAATCATCGTAAAAATACGATCCTGAGCCAGAGCTAGATTTTCCGTAAAACCAGCGGTCAAATGGGTATTTTCACCACCCGTCTGCACAATGAGTAGATCCCTCAAATAATGCAAGAGGTCTGTGGCAAAACGACTCATACTCTTTCCTTGATCAAACAAGGTTTGTAGATGTCCAAGTGCTGAGACGCTATCTGCCTGACGGAGACTAGCTACATATTCATCCAAGGCACGTAAGCTGATGGAACCTGTAATTTCCTCCGCAATCTCCACTGTTACCTGCTGATGCTGACTAAGACTCAAAGCCTGGTCCAATATGGACAAGGCATCCCGCATCCCACCTTCTGCCCGACGTGCAATGATGGTCAATGCTTGCTCATCAAAGGCGAGGCCTTCCTTGGTCAATATTTTTGCCAAATGCTCTTGAATATCCGTCACCTTGATGGACTTAAATTCAAATCGCTGCACCCTTGACAGAATAGTAGCAGGAATCTTGTGCAATTCCGTCGTTGCTAGAATAAAGACCACATTCTCCGTCGGTTCTTCTAGGGTTTTCAATAGTGCATTGAAGGCCCCTGTAGACAACATATGAACCTCGTCGATGATATAAACCTTATAGGTTGCAAGACTAGGCGCATAGGTCGATTTATCACGAATATCACGAATCTCATCTACACCATTATTGGAAGCCGCATCAATCTCAATGACATCTTCCAAACTACCTTCCGTAATCGCTTGACAAATATAACAGTCGTTACAAGGTTCACCATCAACCTGATTGGGGCAATTCATAGCCTTGGCAAAAATTTTCGCAGCCGATGTCTTACCCGTTCCACGAGGACCAGAAAAGAGATAGGCATGGCTAATTTTCCCCTGCTCAATAGCTTGCTTGAGCGTGGTTGCAACCACCTCCTGCCCCACCATCTCCCCAAAGGTCTGGCTTCGGTACTTCCTATATAAAGCTTGGTACATTAGCGTTTTTCTCCAAACATAGCAAAATTCCAGTCCGTCTTCTCCACTAAGAGCGCGACGAACTGCTCAAGGTATTCCTGGTCAATGGTATCGTAATCAGCGGCCAACCTAGAATCCAAGTCCAAAACGCCCAATAATTGGTCGTTTTTCACCATTGGCACCACAATTTCCGAAAGAGCTGTCGCATCGCAGGAAATATAATTGTCATGCAAACGAACATCCTCTACGATAATCGTCTGGCGCTTAGAAGCTGACTCACCGCAGACTCCTTTTCCAAGTGCAATATGAACACAGGAAACGCCACCCTGAAAAGGCCCCAAAATCAATTCACTACCATCATACAAGTAAAATCCTGTAAAGACAGAGTTTGGTAGAGCTTGATTAAGTAAGGCAGAAGCATTTGATAAATTGGCTAAAGCATTGGTTTCTCCCTCTAAAAGAGCCTCCAATTGGGCCAACAATAATTGATAGTTTGAAATTTTTTCTTGTTTTGTCATAACATCATTATAGCATAGATAGAGGAACTTTTATAGTTCGAGCAATAAAGAAAAAGGCTTTCGCCTATTTCCACATCCAGTATATCAACAAGGCGTCAATCAAGACACCTACGGCCCAAGCTAGTTGAAAATACTTTTTCTGAGTTTTATGACGAAAATGTGTACCGCCAGCCCAAGCACCTAGACCACCACCAACATAGGTCATCAACAACAAGGTCTTTTCTGAAATTCGGTAAGAACCCTTTCTAGCTTTTCCCTTGTCAAGTCCATAGACCAAAAAAACGACCAGGTTCCAAATCATTAAGAACAATGCAAATCCCTGCTTTACAGACATAATCCCTCCATATCAGTAACATTTATTCCTAACTTTATCACATTTAAAATCGAAGAGCAAGAAAAAAACGACTCAAAAAATGAATCGCTTTTTATAAATTTTGAATCGTGTTTTGTAGCCATTGTAGCTGTGATTGATTGCGTTCAATGGCCCGTGACAGAATTAAATATTGCCCATAAGGAACACATTCACCATCAGTTCCCGAAAAAAGTTCCTCTTTACGTTTTTCAAGATGACGCAAATGCTTTTCAATAACCTGAATCTGATAGGTTAATAATTCGGAAACTCTAGGATCTGAGCGATCTTCAATAAAATACATTTTTAAAGAAAAGATATCTTTTTGGTGAGGTGTAGATTCATTTGGAATGGCAAGCCATTGTTCCAAAACTTCTCGTCCTATTGCAGTCAATTCATACTGCTTTTCTTTTTCGTTTCCTGGAACTGCATGGCAAGTTATCCAACCATCTTGAGTCATCCGTTTAAGTTCAGGGTATACTTGACTGTGAGCTACTTGCCAAAATTCTCCTAAATCTCGTTGAACAAAGTCAGTAATCTCTTTTCCAGTGACCCTACGGTTGCAAGTTGCTACTATTCCTAAAATGATATGGGGTAAAATTCTGTCTTTCGGCATTCTAACCACGCTCTCTTAAAATACTCTCCACCTTTGTATTGATTAAGTCAATGGCAACTACATTTGAAACACCCTCTGGTATCACGATATCCGCATAGCGCTTAGTCGGCTCAATAAACTGGTGGTACATCGGTTTTACAACAGATGTATATTGCTCTATGATACTATCTAAGCTACGGCCACGCTCCTCCATATCACGTTTGATACGGCGGATAATACGAATGTCATCATCAGTATCCACAAATACTTTGATGTCCATTAAATCCCGAAGACGTTTGTCTTCCAGTACTAAAATTCCCTCTACAATAAATACATCCTGAGGTTCTTGACGATAAGTCCTTTCTGACCGTGTATGCTGAGTATAATCATATATCGGAATATCCACTGAACGCCCAGCCAGTAATTCACTCAAATGATAGATCATCAAGTCTGTATCAAAGGCTAGTGGATGGTCATAATTGGTCAATATCCGTTCTTCAAAGGTTAAGTGGGACTGATTTTTATAGTAAGAGTCATGCTCAATCATTGAAATCCGTGCATTTGGAAAGTTATCTAAAATAGCACGAGAGACACTTGTTTTACCTCCACCTGAACCTCCGGTAACGCCAATTATTATTGGTTTTTGAGTCATTATCATCTCCTTCTATCTCAAGTTTGACACCTTTTTTTCATTACTATTTTATCACGAAACATGCTATAATGGAAAAAATAACACAATAGAAATGAGACTTTATGATAGATTTTGGCATAATTGGCACTTCTCCTATCACTCACCAGTTTATCAAAGCAGCTCTTCAAACGAATAAATATCAATTTAGAGCTGTTTTTTCTCGAAACTATGATACAGCTGAATCCTTTGCAAAACCATATGAAAAGGTAGACTTGTTTACTGATTTTTCATCATTTTTATCTTCTGAAATTGACCTTGTTTACATTGCTAGCCCAAATTCCTTGCATTACCAGCAGGCAAAGGCCGTACTCTTGGCTGGGAAACACGCTATCGTTGAAAAGCCAATGGTATCAACTCCAGCAGAATTTGAAGATTTACGCCAAATTGCCTCTGAAAAAGGGCTATTCTTGTTTGAAGCAGCTCGAAACTTTCAAGAAGAATCCTTTCAGACGATTCGACAATTCTTGGCAGATAAATCCATTATCGGTGGGCATTTTTCTTATGCCAAATATTCTTCAAAAATGCCTGAATTGCTAGCTGGAAATACTCCGAATATCTTTTCAGCTGATTTTTCAGGTGGCGCACTCATGGATCTTGGCGTCTATGCTGTTTATGCCGCTATCGGTCTTATCGGTGCCCCACATACAGCTCGTTACGTAGCCCAACAATTACCATCTAGTGTTGATTTAAATGGGGTTGGGCAACTAATCTATGAAAACTTTACTGTGGGTATTCAAGCAGGAAAAAATATGACCAGTCATCTACCTAGCGAAATCTATACTAGCGAGGGTACTTTGACCTTAAACGCTTGTCAGCATATCAGCTCTGCTATTTTTACAAAAAATAATGGGGAGCAATACCAACTCCCCCTTGCTTCAAAGGACCAATCCATGATTGAAGAAGCCATACATTTTGCACAAGTCATCGAAGAGGCAAATCACCCATTGGCAGAGCAGTGGTTAGATGTTGCTTCAGATGTTCACCGGACCCTCTATCTGATGCGTCAAGACGCAGGAATTACATTTAAGGCGGATACTCATGAAAACTAATTTCCCTTCTGTTTGGCAAGAAATGCTGGAAAAAGCTGGCTTTGATAGCTTGACTGATATTCAACAACAAGCATTTGAGCCGATTTTTACAGGAAAAGACTTACTTGCAATCAGTCCAACTGGAACAGGAAAGACCCTAGCCTACCTCTGGCCAAGCCTACTTGCTCTTACCCCAAAGAAATCCCAACAATTATTGATTCTGGCTCCAAATACAGAATTAGCTGGGCAGATTTTTGAAGTGTGTAAAGGCTGGTCCGAAGCAATCGGATTACAAGCACAGTTATTCTTATCAGGATCCAGTCAAAAACGACAAATTGAACGATTAAAAAAAGGACCAGAGATCTTAATTGGTACACCTGGTCGCGTGTTTGAATTGATTAAATTAAAAAAAATAAAGATGATGAATATCAATACCATCATCTTAGATGAATTTGATCAGCTATTCTCTGATTCTCAATATCATTTTGTAGAAAAAATTATCAACTATGTTCCTCGCAATCATCAATTGATCTATATGAGTGCAACTGCTAAATTTGATCGGCAAAAGATTTCACCTACTGTTGAAACAATCGATTTATCGGAGCAAAAATTAGACAATATTCAGCACTACTATCTGATGGTTGAAAAACGTGATCGACAAAACTTGTTGAGAAAATTTGCAAATGTGCCAGATTTTCGAGCATTGGTCTTCTTTAATAGCTTATCTGATCTTGGTGCAACTGAAGAACGACTAAACTACAACGGAGCCAATGCAATTTCTCTCGCTTCTGATGTCAATGTCAAGTTTAGAAAGGTCATTATTGATCGATTTAAAGACCACCAGATCCAGCTCTTACTAGCCACAGATTTAGTAGCTCGTGGGATTGATATCGATAATTTAGAATGCGTCCTCAATTTTGAGGTTCCTTTTGACCAAGAAGCCTATACACATCGGGCTGGTCGAACTGGTCGAATGGGTAAGGATGGAGTGGTTATTACCCTTGTTTCAAATCCAAATGAACTCAAACAACTAAAAAAATATGCTACTGTCCAAGAAGTTATCTTAAAAAATCAAGAGCTATATAAAGTATAATCTTTTCACTTTCTATTAGTGCGACGCTATTTATCAACTGGATAACCATCAAAGTAATACACAATGAAAACCATAGGAAATAAAGCAAATGAAGTTTGTGTCTAAACAGTCCAGTGGAGTGAAACCGTTTGGGAAACTGTTTCAGCTGGTCACCGTAAAATTAGAAGGTGACCATAGAAGCCCGAACCTACATACTTGGAAGTGAGGGGAACTCTTATTAACCTAGTCGGGTTCTTTCCCATTTCCATCTCACCGTTACTCTTACCCAAACTGATAAAATTCCAAAAAAGAACAGAAGTTCAATCAAGCTTCTGTTCTTTTGTTTAGTTATTATTGCGTTGGCATAGTTGCCGATTGTTGATTATAATAAACAAACTGTGTATTTAGATTCGTACCTAAACTTTCTGAAACGGTAACCATACTGTATCCTTGAGAAGTTAAAAATTGCAATACCGAATCCAAGCTCTTAACAGTTTCCTTATGAATATCATGCATCAAAATAAAGCAACCAGGACAAGCATTTGACTTGACTTGATTTAAAATCGCCTGCGGATTGTGTGAAGACCAGTCTAGTGTATCTACATTCCAACAGATGGATGGAAGATTCATAGCGTTTGCGACTTGCTTATTTACTGCACCATATGGAGGACGTACCAGACGTGATCGCTGACCAACTGCTTTTTCTATGGCAACTTGCGTTTTTTCAATCTCTTGACGAATGGCATCCGGAGAAAGTTTGGTTAAATTTGGATGACTCCATGTATGGTTTGCAATCTCGTGTCCTTCAGCTTTCATCCGTTGTAAAATCCACTCATTTCCTTCAATATTTTGCCCGATAACAAAGAAGGTGGCCTTCGCATTGTATTTCTTCAACAAATCCAATACAATTGGTGTCGTGGACGGATTCGGACCATCATCAAATGTTAGAGAAATGTTTCTTGCAGTCTTTCTTCGTTCTAATTCTTCTAACTCTTGCAAATATTCTTTATAACCAGCCACATCTGCTTCAGATAGATAGTCACTGTTTAGAACAGGGTATAACTCCGATATGGGAATTGAAAGCGTGGTTTCTTGACTACCTTGTATGATTTTTACCTTTAGTTGGCTATCTTCATATGAGAATGGCAAACGGTCCAAATCAATATCACCAATCAAGTTTAGTAGTTGTGTTTTTTCGCTGTCTGACAAAGAGCTTTGATCTAGCTTTTCTTTTAATTTATTGGATAAAATCTCTCGCGCGGCTTCAGAATCTGTAAAAAAGCGTTTCAACGTGAAGAGTTGCTGATCTTCAGTAAGCAAGAGCTCACCGATGGATTCTTCGCCATCCTTCTCAATTTCAAGTGTCGAAAGATGATATTCCTCGCTTTTGATTACCAGAGCCCGAACCTTTCTAAAGTTAGTTTTCCCAAGCCGGCTACTGACCAAAAATATTCGATTAATATTGCCCGTAGGCTTGGCTTCCCCTAATTTTTGATGAACATATTCTACCATTCTATTCTCAACTAAACCAATTTTCTTGCCAGCATCATCAGTTGGAATGGAAGCAACAACATGAGTGGAGCCCACATTTCCTGTTCTTAAGTTTGATTGCCCACTATTTAAAAAGACACGTTCTTGACTTTCGATGAACTGAGTTATTTGATTTTCTTGAACACGATGGTAAATCATTAGACTAAAAAAACAAATCATACCAACCAACAGTAGATTGATTAGTATCAGTAATATTTTCTTCATACGAGATTCCTCTTTCATATACACCTAAATCTATACTATAATATAATTTGTTTATTGTCAACTTGTAACCCCAATCAAAGCAAAAAAAATCAGCCCCTTTCTCATCAAAATGTTAACAATCGGTGCTGATTCTTTAGGTATTTCTTGATTAATCCGCTCGAATAA
Protein-coding regions in this window:
- a CDS encoding polysaccharide deacetylase family protein, producing MKKILLILINLLLVGMICFFSLMIYHRVQENQITQFIESQERVFLNSGQSNLRTGNVGSTHVVASIPTDDAGKKIGLVENRMVEYVHQKLGEAKPTGNINRIFLVSSRLGKTNFRKVRALVIKSEEYHLSTLEIEKDGEESIGELLLTEDQQLFTLKRFFTDSEAAREILSNKLKEKLDQSSLSDSEKTQLLNLIGDIDLDRLPFSYEDSQLKVKIIQGSQETTLSIPISELYPVLNSDYLSEADVAGYKEYLQELEELERRKTARNISLTFDDGPNPSTTPIVLDLLKKYNAKATFFVIGQNIEGNEWILQRMKAEGHEIANHTWSHPNLTKLSPDAIRQEIEKTQVAIEKAVGQRSRLVRPPYGAVNKQVANAMNLPSICWNVDTLDWSSHNPQAILNQVKSNACPGCFILMHDIHKETVKSLDSVLQFLTSQGYSMVTVSESLGTNLNTQFVYYNQQSATMPTQ
- a CDS encoding DEAD/DEAH box helicase, translated to MKTNFPSVWQEMLEKAGFDSLTDIQQQAFEPIFTGKDLLAISPTGTGKTLAYLWPSLLALTPKKSQQLLILAPNTELAGQIFEVCKGWSEAIGLQAQLFLSGSSQKRQIERLKKGPEILIGTPGRVFELIKLKKIKMMNINTIILDEFDQLFSDSQYHFVEKIINYVPRNHQLIYMSATAKFDRQKISPTVETIDLSEQKLDNIQHYYLMVEKRDRQNLLRKFANVPDFRALVFFNSLSDLGATEERLNYNGANAISLASDVNVKFRKVIIDRFKDHQIQLLLATDLVARGIDIDNLECVLNFEVPFDQEAYTHRAGRTGRMGKDGVVITLVSNPNELKQLKKYATVQEVILKNQELYKV
- a CDS encoding Gfo/Idh/MocA family protein, yielding MIDFGIIGTSPITHQFIKAALQTNKYQFRAVFSRNYDTAESFAKPYEKVDLFTDFSSFLSSEIDLVYIASPNSLHYQQAKAVLLAGKHAIVEKPMVSTPAEFEDLRQIASEKGLFLFEAARNFQEESFQTIRQFLADKSIIGGHFSYAKYSSKMPELLAGNTPNIFSADFSGGALMDLGVYAVYAAIGLIGAPHTARYVAQQLPSSVDLNGVGQLIYENFTVGIQAGKNMTSHLPSEIYTSEGTLTLNACQHISSAIFTKNNGEQYQLPLASKDQSMIEEAIHFAQVIEEANHPLAEQWLDVASDVHRTLYLMRQDAGITFKADTHEN